A single genomic interval of Nonomuraea rubra harbors:
- a CDS encoding BtrH N-terminal domain-containing protein, with product MTSKKQLKARIRARMAKTGESYTTARRHLIGRPERAADGGWRFTGGRNPSSAAIAAVLANQGLDVSEPLVFLAGGGIGAGYILWEFQHDGSRVVVLGFRNQWQYHDRWMAKTLGRLGVPYDEHRTSGTRAASDRLAAELDAGRPCVVLPDRYHVGYWHLPASLDGRGGHPVVAYRRDGDAVVVDDRGRAPISVPRERFDAARARVGSYRNVLHVLGESKPDEATLAAAALDGLRDCAAHLSAASDSFSLPAWRKWARLLTDTRNAKAWPKVFADGRGLADALLSIWEGAEPVGMDGGNLRDLFADALDEAAALLDRPALAELAGRFREIHGLWHDLAEAALPADVPELGRIRELTAAVKESVMADGSAGDHEAALAAQELWAARAAANEAVTADRGPLFAGLGIRISAVYEAERDAIARLSALVT from the coding sequence ATGACCAGCAAGAAGCAGCTCAAGGCGCGCATCAGGGCGCGCATGGCCAAGACCGGCGAGAGCTACACCACCGCGCGGCGGCACCTCATCGGCCGGCCGGAGCGGGCCGCGGACGGCGGCTGGCGCTTCACCGGCGGGCGGAACCCGTCCAGCGCCGCCATCGCCGCGGTGCTCGCCAACCAGGGGCTGGACGTGAGCGAGCCGCTGGTGTTCCTGGCGGGCGGCGGGATCGGCGCCGGGTACATCCTGTGGGAGTTCCAGCACGACGGCTCCCGCGTCGTGGTGCTCGGGTTCCGCAACCAGTGGCAGTACCACGACCGGTGGATGGCCAAGACGCTCGGCAGGCTGGGGGTGCCGTACGACGAGCACCGCACGTCCGGGACGCGGGCGGCGAGCGACCGGCTGGCCGCCGAGCTGGACGCGGGGCGGCCGTGCGTGGTCCTGCCCGACCGCTACCACGTGGGCTACTGGCACCTGCCCGCCTCGCTGGACGGGCGCGGCGGCCATCCGGTGGTCGCCTACCGGCGCGACGGGGACGCGGTGGTCGTGGACGACCGCGGCCGGGCGCCGATCAGCGTTCCCCGGGAGCGGTTCGACGCCGCGCGGGCCAGGGTGGGCTCGTACCGCAACGTGCTGCACGTGCTCGGCGAGTCCAAGCCGGACGAGGCGACGCTGGCCGCCGCGGCCCTCGACGGGCTGCGTGACTGCGCGGCGCACCTCTCGGCCGCCTCCGACTCGTTCTCGCTGCCGGCCTGGCGCAAGTGGGCGCGGCTGCTGACCGACACGCGCAACGCCAAGGCGTGGCCGAAGGTGTTCGCCGACGGGCGCGGGCTGGCGGACGCCCTCCTGTCGATCTGGGAGGGCGCCGAGCCGGTCGGCATGGACGGCGGGAACCTGCGCGACCTGTTCGCCGACGCGCTCGACGAGGCCGCCGCCCTCCTCGACCGGCCCGCGCTGGCGGAGCTGGCCGGCCGGTTCAGGGAGATCCACGGCCTGTGGCACGACCTGGCCGAGGCGGCGCTGCCCGCCGACGTGCCGGAGCTGGGCAGGATCCGTGAGCTGACCGCCGCCGTCAAGGAGAGCGTCATGGCGGACGGCAGCGCCGGCGACCACGAGGCCGCCCTGGCGGCTCAGGAGCTGTGGGCGGCCAGAGCCGCCGCGAACGAGGCCGTGACCGCCGACCGGGGCCCGCTCTTCGCCGGGCTCGGCATCCGGATCTCCGCCGTGTACGAGGCCGAACGCGACGCGATCGCCCGGCTGTCCGCACTCGTCACCTGA
- a CDS encoding class II aldolase/adducin family protein, giving the protein MNLDPIPTDQLQFRLPPTFDDVEQERRHRQERLVAALRLFGRFGFEEGVAGHITARDPEHPDHFWVNPFGMSFKHIKVSDLILVNHEGQVVHGRYHVNQAAFAIHSMIHQARPDAVAAAHSHSVYGKALSSLGVPLEPLTQDACAFYEDHGLFDDYTGVVLETEEGRRIARALGSHKAVILRNHGLLTVGDSVDAAAWWFITMERSCQAQLLAKAAGPTVLIEHEQAKLTHGQIGNDLVGWINFQPLYDQIVRSDTDLFD; this is encoded by the coding sequence ATGAACCTTGACCCCATCCCCACCGACCAGCTGCAATTCCGCCTGCCGCCGACGTTCGACGACGTCGAGCAGGAGCGGCGGCACCGCCAGGAGCGCCTGGTCGCCGCGCTGCGGCTGTTCGGCAGGTTCGGCTTCGAGGAGGGCGTGGCCGGGCACATCACCGCCCGCGACCCCGAGCACCCCGACCACTTCTGGGTCAACCCGTTCGGCATGAGCTTCAAGCACATCAAGGTCAGCGACCTCATCCTGGTCAACCACGAGGGCCAGGTCGTGCACGGCAGGTACCACGTCAACCAGGCGGCCTTCGCCATCCACTCGATGATCCACCAGGCCCGCCCGGACGCGGTCGCCGCCGCCCACTCCCACTCGGTGTACGGCAAGGCCCTGTCCTCGCTCGGCGTCCCGCTGGAGCCGCTGACCCAGGACGCCTGCGCCTTCTACGAGGACCACGGCCTGTTCGACGACTACACCGGCGTGGTCCTGGAGACCGAGGAGGGCCGCCGCATCGCCCGGGCGCTGGGCTCGCACAAGGCCGTCATCCTGCGCAACCACGGCCTGCTGACCGTGGGCGACTCCGTCGATGCCGCCGCCTGGTGGTTCATCACGATGGAGCGCTCCTGCCAGGCCCAGCTGCTGGCCAAGGCGGCGGGCCCGACGGTGCTCATCGAGCACGAGCAGGCCAAGCTCACCCACGGGCAGATCGGCAACGACCTGGTCGGCTGGATCAACTTCCAGCCGCTGTACGACCAGATCGTCCGCTCCGACACCGACCTGTTCGACTAG
- a CDS encoding helix-turn-helix transcriptional regulator has product MKNRITELRAERAWTQADLAQRVSVSRQTINAIETGKFDPSLPVAFRLARVFSLKIEEIFLDDQ; this is encoded by the coding sequence ATGAAGAACCGCATCACGGAGCTTCGGGCCGAACGCGCCTGGACGCAGGCCGACCTGGCTCAGCGCGTCAGCGTGTCAAGGCAGACGATCAACGCGATCGAAACAGGGAAGTTCGACCCGAGCCTTCCCGTCGCCTTCCGTCTCGCCAGGGTGTTCAGCCTGAAGATCGAAGAGATCTTTCTCGACGATCAATGA
- the secD gene encoding protein translocase subunit SecD, producing MFRAPFWRAVTACAVIAISLMAALAAAPRLGLDLRGGTQLVFETKNSPTVQADAAATDRALNVLRQRADALGVVDPTLVRSGERRIIVELPGVLDPRQAAEVIGRTAQLAFHPVLGAAEPGDKEAVRDENGGLLKLGPAAITGDGVRDAAEQSDPQRGPGWWVSLDFREEAPWRKLTGDAACRPQDDPRRRIAIVLDKEIISSPPLDASIPCGAGIPGGSAQITGSFTHEEARDLAVLIKGGALPVPLDLVEQRTVGPTLGTAAIDASAKAAIAGLVLTAVFIVAVYRLAGLLSVVALLCYGLISYAALVAMGATFTLPGLAGFVLAIGMAIDANVLVFERAREEYQQAPRRGLRGALDRGFKNAWSAIADSNVTTLIAAGLLFWLASGPVKGFGVTLAVGVLASLVSAMLITRVLTQAVIGRVGPRLSGLGSAGSVRTWLTRRNPQLMRRAKLWLGLAGALAAVAVAGLVARGLNFGVEFTGGRLVEFATSRPISADAAGEAVARAGFPAAVVQAGDDGVSVRAARLGLDEVARIEQALEAQAGEVTKRSEEFIGPSLGKELRRNALVALGVAVALQLTYLAVRFRWTFGAAAVLALLVDVAVVAGLFAWLGKPIDGVFLAAMLTVVGYSVNDKVVVFDRVRELWAARRREPLSAAVNGAILQTMPRTVNTGLGALFILLALMAFGGDSLRDFAIALVTGIVAGTLSSAFVAGPTAIMLGRFDRRPAPEPAKPRPAREPRGSGAVV from the coding sequence ATGTTCCGTGCGCCGTTCTGGCGTGCGGTGACGGCGTGTGCCGTCATCGCGATCTCGTTAATGGCCGCCCTCGCCGCCGCCCCCCGCCTGGGCCTGGACCTGCGCGGCGGCACCCAGCTCGTCTTCGAGACGAAGAACTCCCCCACCGTCCAGGCCGACGCCGCCGCCACCGACCGCGCGCTCAACGTGCTGCGCCAGCGGGCCGACGCGCTCGGCGTCGTCGATCCCACCCTGGTCCGCTCCGGCGAGCGGCGGATCATCGTCGAGCTGCCGGGCGTGCTCGACCCGCGCCAGGCCGCCGAGGTCATCGGCCGCACCGCGCAGCTCGCGTTCCACCCCGTGCTCGGCGCCGCCGAGCCCGGCGACAAGGAGGCGGTACGCGACGAGAACGGCGGCCTGCTCAAGCTCGGCCCCGCCGCCATCACCGGCGACGGGGTACGCGACGCCGCCGAGCAGAGCGACCCCCAGCGCGGCCCCGGCTGGTGGGTGAGCCTCGACTTCCGCGAGGAGGCCCCCTGGCGCAAGCTCACGGGCGACGCGGCCTGCCGGCCCCAGGACGACCCCCGGCGCCGCATCGCCATCGTGCTCGACAAGGAGATCATCTCCTCGCCGCCGCTCGACGCCTCCATCCCGTGCGGCGCCGGCATCCCCGGCGGCAGCGCCCAGATCACCGGCTCCTTCACCCACGAGGAGGCGCGCGACCTGGCCGTGCTGATCAAGGGCGGCGCGCTGCCGGTCCCGCTCGACCTGGTCGAGCAGCGTACGGTCGGCCCGACGCTCGGCACCGCGGCCATCGACGCCAGCGCCAAGGCGGCGATCGCCGGGCTCGTCCTGACCGCCGTGTTCATCGTGGCCGTCTACCGGCTGGCCGGGCTGCTGTCCGTGGTGGCCCTGCTCTGCTACGGCCTGATCTCGTACGCGGCGCTGGTGGCGATGGGCGCGACGTTCACGCTGCCGGGGCTGGCCGGGTTCGTGCTGGCCATCGGCATGGCCATCGACGCGAACGTGCTGGTCTTCGAACGGGCCAGGGAGGAGTACCAGCAGGCTCCCCGCCGCGGCCTGCGGGGAGCGCTCGACCGGGGGTTCAAGAACGCCTGGAGCGCGATCGCCGACTCCAACGTCACCACCCTGATCGCCGCCGGGCTGCTGTTCTGGCTGGCGTCGGGCCCCGTCAAGGGGTTCGGCGTGACGCTGGCCGTCGGCGTGCTGGCCTCGCTCGTCTCGGCCATGCTGATCACCCGCGTGCTCACCCAGGCCGTCATCGGCCGCGTCGGGCCGCGCCTGTCCGGGCTCGGCTCCGCCGGCTCCGTCAGGACCTGGCTGACCCGCAGGAACCCGCAGCTCATGCGGCGCGCGAAGCTCTGGCTGGGCCTCGCGGGCGCGCTGGCGGCGGTGGCCGTCGCCGGGCTCGTGGCGCGCGGGCTGAACTTCGGCGTCGAGTTCACCGGCGGCCGGCTCGTCGAGTTCGCCACGTCCAGGCCGATCTCGGCCGACGCGGCGGGGGAGGCGGTCGCGCGGGCCGGGTTCCCGGCGGCGGTGGTGCAGGCGGGCGACGACGGCGTGTCCGTACGCGCCGCGCGGCTCGGCCTCGACGAGGTCGCCCGCATCGAGCAGGCGCTCGAGGCCCAGGCGGGCGAGGTGACCAAGCGCAGCGAGGAGTTCATCGGCCCCAGCCTGGGCAAGGAGCTGCGCCGCAACGCGCTCGTCGCGCTCGGAGTGGCCGTGGCCCTGCAGCTCACCTACCTGGCCGTCAGGTTCAGGTGGACGTTCGGCGCCGCGGCCGTGCTGGCCCTGCTGGTGGACGTGGCCGTGGTGGCGGGCCTGTTCGCCTGGCTGGGCAAGCCGATCGACGGCGTGTTCCTGGCCGCGATGCTGACCGTCGTCGGGTACTCGGTCAACGACAAGGTGGTGGTGTTCGACCGCGTCAGGGAGCTGTGGGCGGCCCGCCGCCGCGAACCGCTGTCGGCGGCGGTGAACGGCGCGATCCTGCAGACCATGCCGCGGACCGTGAACACCGGCCTCGGCGCGCTGTTCATCCTGCTCGCGCTCATGGCCTTCGGCGGCGACTCGCTGCGGGACTTCGCGATCGCGCTGGTGACCGGGATCGTGGCGGGCACGCTGTCGTCCGCGTTCGTGGCCGGGCCCACGGCGATCATGCTGGGCCGCTTCGACCGCCGCCCGGCCCCCGAGCCCGCCAAGCCCCGCCCCGCCCGGGAACCGCGGGGCTCGGGAGCGGTGGTCTGA
- a CDS encoding VOC family protein — MEVLSSRVLLRPRDPTRSRRFYAETLGLAVYREFGPPDHPGVVFFLGQGLLELSGSAQAPAGPGIQLWLQVRDVAREQERLREAGVAVLREARQEPWGLIEAWIADPDGHHIVLVQVPADHPLRRDPR, encoded by the coding sequence ATGGAGGTGCTGAGCAGTCGCGTGCTGTTGCGTCCCCGCGACCCCACGCGCAGCCGCCGTTTCTACGCGGAGACGCTCGGCCTGGCCGTCTACCGCGAGTTCGGCCCGCCGGACCACCCGGGCGTGGTCTTCTTCCTGGGCCAGGGGCTCCTGGAGCTGTCCGGGTCCGCGCAGGCCCCGGCCGGGCCGGGGATCCAGCTCTGGCTGCAGGTGCGCGACGTGGCGCGGGAGCAGGAGCGGCTGCGCGAGGCGGGCGTCGCCGTGCTGCGGGAGGCCCGCCAGGAGCCGTGGGGGCTGATCGAGGCGTGGATCGCCGACCCCGACGGCCACCATATCGTCCTGGTCCAGGTCCCGGCCGACCACCCCCTGCGCCGCGATCCCCGCTGA
- a CDS encoding response regulator transcription factor produces MSAYRILAVDDDWAILRALWRGLRMEGFAVDIVDSGPLALDRVDKSPPDAIVLDVSMPGMSGVEVCTRLRATGTRMPVLMLSERDEVDDRAAGLAAGADDCVLKPFDLYELALRLRALLRHTAPASRTTVRAGPLLLDPAARRVTLDGREIELTRREFDLLEVLARNAGIPMSRALLLERVWGYDFEVGDSPLNTLAAHLRRKLESGGAPRMLHTVRGSGFMLREP; encoded by the coding sequence ATGAGCGCATACCGCATCCTCGCCGTGGACGACGACTGGGCGATCCTGCGCGCCCTCTGGCGCGGCCTGCGCATGGAGGGCTTCGCCGTGGACATCGTCGACTCCGGGCCGCTCGCGCTCGACCGCGTCGACAAGTCCCCACCGGACGCGATCGTGCTGGACGTCTCCATGCCCGGCATGTCCGGCGTCGAGGTCTGCACCCGGCTGCGCGCGACGGGCACCCGGATGCCCGTACTGATGCTGTCGGAGCGGGACGAGGTGGACGACCGCGCGGCCGGGCTCGCGGCGGGCGCGGACGACTGCGTGCTCAAACCGTTCGACCTGTACGAGCTGGCCCTGCGCCTGCGCGCCCTCCTGCGCCACACCGCCCCCGCCTCCCGCACCACGGTCAGGGCCGGCCCCCTGCTCCTCGACCCGGCCGCCCGCCGGGTCACCCTCGACGGCCGCGAGATCGAGCTGACGCGGCGCGAGTTCGACCTGCTGGAGGTGCTGGCCCGCAACGCCGGCATCCCCATGTCCCGCGCCCTGCTCCTGGAGCGCGTCTGGGGGTACGACTTCGAGGTCGGCGACAGCCCGCTGAACACCCTCGCCGCCCACCTGCGCCGCAAGCTGGAGTCGGGCGGCGCCCCGCGCATGCTGCACACCGTACGCGGGTCGGGCTTCATGCTGCGCGAGCCCTAG
- a CDS encoding FHA domain-containing protein — protein sequence MDVPDSLARGVAPAPPGTLHARSVNGGVEMPPRPGLTVRFGRGERPDVDLCVGEDDLWVSRRHGELTFSKQRWWLRNTGQQLLRLPRGRLMHAATKAFPLAPGYTPVFVRGSGFREHLVELYVTGHDEERAPRRRAATLPPRRWPLDDDERLLLVVLGQRYLLYEEGPRPLSYRQAAEQLAYLRPGGDWRERRIENRIETVRRRLDAGGFPYPLTHDKAAGGPSDNLLHNLLRGLVESTTLVPPDLDLLEDDLESLPGEEGPAG from the coding sequence ATGGACGTCCCTGACAGCCTCGCCCGAGGGGTCGCGCCCGCCCCGCCGGGCACGCTGCACGCCCGCAGCGTCAACGGCGGCGTCGAGATGCCGCCCAGGCCGGGCCTGACCGTGCGGTTCGGCCGGGGGGAGCGGCCCGACGTGGATCTGTGCGTCGGGGAGGACGACCTGTGGGTGAGCCGCCGCCACGGCGAGCTGACCTTCAGCAAGCAGCGCTGGTGGCTGCGGAACACCGGCCAGCAGCTCCTGCGCCTCCCCCGGGGCCGCCTGATGCACGCGGCGACCAAGGCGTTCCCGCTGGCGCCCGGCTACACGCCGGTGTTCGTGCGCGGCTCCGGCTTCCGCGAGCACCTGGTGGAGCTGTACGTCACGGGTCACGACGAGGAGCGGGCCCCGCGCCGCCGGGCGGCGACGCTGCCGCCCCGGAGGTGGCCGCTGGACGACGACGAGCGGCTGCTGCTGGTGGTGCTGGGCCAGCGTTACCTGCTGTACGAGGAGGGCCCCCGCCCCCTCTCGTACCGGCAGGCGGCCGAGCAGCTCGCCTACCTGCGCCCCGGCGGCGACTGGCGGGAGCGCAGGATCGAGAACCGGATCGAGACCGTGCGCCGCCGCCTGGACGCGGGCGGATTCCCGTACCCGCTGACGCACGACAAGGCGGCGGGCGGCCCGTCGGACAACCTGCTGCACAACCTGCTGCGCGGGCTGGTGGAGTCGACGACGCTGGTGCCGCCGGACCTCGACCTGCTGGAGGACGACCTCGAATCGCTGCCGGGCGAGGAAGGCCCTGCGGGCTGA